The Bradyrhizobium ottawaense genome window below encodes:
- a CDS encoding SMI1/KNR4 family protein, translating to MNYLDLMDNRRPPASADAIRALEQHIGAPLPAPYKALLAQSDGGGFEPCGVELPWRNDRTVLDVLFTTHPTDSYGVIDNYDMYRSMYRIPRLSCPFAPDPGGDLFLLSLEQDSYGQVFYWEHEREPPDGGEVFAEFPNTNELAQDFESFILGLGEA from the coding sequence ATGAACTATCTCGATCTCATGGACAACCGACGCCCACCGGCGTCCGCCGACGCCATCCGTGCGCTGGAGCAACATATCGGCGCGCCGCTGCCCGCGCCCTACAAGGCGCTGCTGGCGCAATCCGACGGCGGCGGCTTCGAGCCCTGCGGCGTCGAGCTGCCCTGGCGCAACGACCGCACCGTCCTGGACGTTCTGTTCACGACCCATCCGACCGACAGCTACGGCGTCATCGACAATTACGACATGTATCGGAGCATGTATCGAATCCCCCGCCTGAGCTGCCCCTTCGCGCCAGATCCCGGCGGCGACCTGTTCCTGCTCAGTCTGGAGCAGGACAGCTATGGCCAGGTGTTCTACTGGGAGCACGAGCGTGAGCCGCCGGATGGTGGGGAAGTGTTCGCTGAGTTCCCGAATACGAACGAACTCGCGCAGGATTTTGAGAGCTTCATTCTCGGGTTGGGGGAGGCGTGA
- a CDS encoding HNH endonuclease yields the protein MGAVGVNRGDNDTWRHHQDMKTMQLVPRSIDRELAHRSGDFMTRDRTLAP from the coding sequence ATGGGCGCTGTGGGCGTAAATCGCGGAGACAATGATACATGGCGCCACCATCAAGACATGAAGACCATGCAGCTGGTACCACGTAGCATAGACAGAGAGCTCGCCCACAGGAGCGGCGACTTCATGACACGGGACAGGACGCTAGCCCCATGA
- a CDS encoding transglycosylase SLT domain-containing protein, whose product MPRKSKLLLRLRRVRRSVQWARKKFARAPRTVRITGGVLILLVTLALLNIAYQIIRKPTELFAVVGHALDKEPAETWASYGPLFRTYSTATITPELLAALAQVESSGNPVARTYWRWRWSFNPLAIYKPASSAVGLFQMTDPAYTEAARFCVRGNTVTQTGCGFTSFYIRAIPSHSIELASVYLDRQVALVLDLAGDAKPSAQQKQDLAAFIHLCGAGPAAAYARRKFVMIAGTRCGDHLVAGYVSRVNAMKRQFVRLAAEDGD is encoded by the coding sequence ATGCCAAGGAAAAGCAAGCTCCTCCTCCGCCTTCGCAGAGTCCGGCGGAGCGTCCAGTGGGCGCGAAAGAAATTCGCGCGCGCGCCGCGGACGGTCCGGATCACGGGCGGCGTCTTGATCCTGCTGGTAACGCTCGCGCTCCTCAACATCGCCTATCAAATCATCCGCAAGCCGACCGAACTCTTCGCCGTCGTCGGCCACGCCCTCGACAAGGAGCCAGCGGAGACCTGGGCGAGCTACGGCCCCCTCTTCCGCACCTATTCCACCGCGACCATCACGCCCGAATTGCTGGCCGCGCTGGCGCAGGTCGAGAGTTCGGGCAATCCGGTGGCGCGCACCTATTGGCGCTGGCGATGGAGCTTCAATCCGCTGGCGATCTACAAGCCCGCCTCCAGCGCGGTCGGGCTCTTCCAGATGACCGATCCGGCCTACACGGAAGCCGCGCGGTTCTGTGTTCGCGGCAACACGGTCACGCAGACCGGCTGCGGGTTCACGTCCTTCTATATTCGCGCGATCCCGAGCCACTCCATCGAGCTGGCCTCGGTGTATCTGGACCGCCAGGTGGCGCTGGTTCTCGACCTCGCCGGCGATGCGAAGCCGAGCGCGCAGCAGAAGCAGGATCTGGCCGCCTTCATCCATCTCTGCGGCGCAGGTCCCGCGGCGGCCTATGCGCGGCGCAAGTTTGTGATGATCGCTGGGACACGCTGCGGCGATCACCTCGTCGCGGGCTATGTTTCCAGGGTCAACGCGATGAAGCGGCAGTTTGTGCGGCTGGCGGCGGAGGACGGCGACTAA
- a CDS encoding helix-turn-helix domain-containing protein: MSDHRAAVRHHTLRTGMVEFDNGTGSIVSVPCTIRDVSGTGARVALNSSAWVPEQFSLVFSSGLRKGCRLAWRKERLIGGAFADGYASADEQAAMMTVDEQARHRLGIGARVKAAREMRGYTQGQLAERLSVTPAFVQLAEQGEADIPLYQLMHIADLLMVSLDGLVAGRCLRRSTRCRAS, from the coding sequence ATGAGCGATCATCGTGCCGCAGTCAGGCATCACACGTTGCGCACCGGCATGGTCGAGTTCGACAACGGCACCGGCAGCATCGTCAGCGTGCCCTGCACGATCCGCGATGTCTCCGGCACCGGCGCGCGCGTGGCTCTCAACAGTTCGGCATGGGTGCCGGAGCAGTTTTCGCTGGTTTTCTCGAGCGGTCTGCGCAAGGGCTGCCGGCTCGCCTGGCGCAAGGAGAGGCTGATCGGCGGTGCGTTCGCGGACGGTTATGCGAGCGCGGACGAGCAGGCCGCGATGATGACCGTGGACGAGCAGGCCCGGCACCGGCTCGGCATCGGCGCGCGCGTCAAGGCCGCGCGCGAGATGCGCGGCTACACGCAAGGCCAGCTCGCCGAGCGCCTCAGCGTCACGCCGGCTTTCGTGCAACTGGCCGAGCAGGGCGAAGCGGACATTCCGCTGTACCAGCTGATGCACATCGCCGATTTGCTGATGGTCAGTCTCGACGGGCTCGTGGCCGGCCGGTGCCTGAGGAGGTCGACGCGGTGTAGGGCTTCGTAG
- a CDS encoding cell envelope biogenesis protein TolA, giving the protein MPARPKRKLKTYQTSLGFYDQAIAAPSMKAALEAWGANSNLFHQGAAKETEDRDIVAATMARPGVVLRRPVGSDGPFTESAALPTDLAEGEARPGSKSKTKTELKSKPGSTKPPSKAANKSSGKIDAQAARKAAAAFAREEKRREAQRRKEEAVRAKERARRDKAVALAEAALDKARREHDAKAQEIDADRAALDERAAAEEARWDKQRAKLEQALRRARE; this is encoded by the coding sequence ATGCCGGCAAGACCGAAACGAAAGCTGAAGACTTACCAGACCTCGCTCGGCTTCTACGATCAGGCCATCGCGGCACCTTCGATGAAGGCGGCGCTGGAGGCCTGGGGCGCGAACTCCAACCTGTTCCATCAGGGCGCGGCGAAGGAGACTGAGGATCGCGATATCGTCGCGGCGACCATGGCGAGGCCCGGTGTCGTGCTCAGGCGCCCGGTCGGCTCGGACGGCCCGTTCACGGAGAGTGCCGCCCTGCCGACGGATCTCGCCGAGGGCGAAGCCAGACCCGGAAGCAAGAGCAAGACAAAGACCGAGCTCAAGAGCAAGCCGGGATCGACGAAGCCTCCCTCCAAGGCCGCCAACAAATCATCCGGCAAGATCGACGCTCAGGCCGCCCGCAAGGCCGCCGCGGCGTTCGCGAGGGAGGAGAAGCGCCGGGAGGCCCAGCGCCGCAAGGAGGAGGCCGTCCGCGCCAAAGAGCGCGCGCGTCGCGACAAGGCGGTCGCCCTCGCCGAGGCGGCGCTGGACAAAGCGAGACGGGAGCATGATGCGAAGGCGCAGGAGATCGACGCCGACCGGGCCGCGCTGGATGAGCGCGCCGCGGCGGAGGAGGCGCGCTGGGACAAGCAGCGGGCGAAGCTTGAACAGGCCCTGCGCCGCGCGCGAGAGTAG
- a CDS encoding VOC family protein, whose protein sequence is MTFLLNIDVPDIAQATSFYTAAFGLTVGRRFGTDFVELLGWPAPVYLLTKQAGTLGAGADRRRYERHWTPVHIDVVVDDVDAAVTRALSAGAILEAPARDAPYGRIAMLADPFGNGFCLLAFSEKGYDALAGSS, encoded by the coding sequence ATGACCTTTCTCCTCAACATCGACGTCCCCGACATCGCGCAGGCCACGAGCTTTTACACCGCCGCCTTCGGCCTCACCGTCGGCCGCCGCTTCGGCACCGACTTCGTCGAGCTGCTTGGCTGGCCGGCGCCAGTCTATCTCCTGACCAAGCAGGCCGGCACGTTAGGTGCCGGCGCAGACCGCCGCCGCTACGAGCGGCACTGGACACCCGTGCATATCGACGTCGTCGTCGATGATGTCGACGCCGCCGTCACGCGTGCGCTCAGTGCCGGCGCGATCCTGGAGGCGCCCGCGCGCGATGCGCCGTATGGGCGGATCGCGATGCTGGCCGATCCGTTCGGGAACGGGTTCTGTCTGCTGGCGTTCAGCGAGAAGGGGTATGATGCGCTGGCTGGAAGTTCGTAG
- a CDS encoding c-type cytochrome → MSHSARIYIGLAVLIALSVLFLFSVVHTAAGAPRSGPRAVDEGHRLAEAWCQSCHAVEPHMAGFFDEAPSFQAIAERSGTTALSLKVFWRTSHQNMPNLVIAPEQADALSAYILSLRGK, encoded by the coding sequence ATGTCGCACAGCGCTCGAATCTACATCGGCCTCGCCGTCCTGATCGCGTTGTCGGTGCTGTTTCTGTTCAGCGTCGTCCACACCGCCGCGGGGGCGCCGAGGTCCGGCCCGCGCGCGGTCGACGAAGGGCATCGTCTGGCAGAGGCGTGGTGCCAGAGCTGTCACGCCGTCGAGCCGCACATGGCCGGCTTCTTCGACGAGGCCCCGAGCTTCCAGGCCATCGCTGAAAGGAGCGGCACCACCGCGCTGTCGCTCAAGGTGTTTTGGCGGACCAGCCACCAGAATATGCCGAACCTCGTGATCGCGCCGGAGCAGGCGGATGCGCTTTCGGCCTATATCCTCAGCCTGAGAGGCAAGTGA
- a CDS encoding zinc ribbon domain-containing protein YjdM produces MTDTMKCPACSSEHVYQDRDLWVCPECGHEWSGAAEAAADTAQDAGVRDANGNVLADGDSVIVIKDLKIKGSSSVVKGGTKVRNIRLQDASDGHNIACKIDGIGAMNLKSEFVKKA; encoded by the coding sequence ATGACCGACACGATGAAATGCCCCGCCTGCAGCTCCGAGCACGTCTATCAGGACCGCGATCTCTGGGTCTGCCCGGAATGCGGCCATGAGTGGAGCGGTGCGGCGGAGGCGGCGGCGGACACCGCGCAGGACGCCGGCGTGCGCGATGCCAATGGCAATGTGCTCGCTGACGGCGACAGCGTCATCGTGATCAAGGATCTCAAGATCAAGGGCTCCTCCTCGGTGGTCAAGGGCGGCACCAAGGTGCGCAACATCCGCCTGCAGGACGCCAGCGACGGCCACAACATCGCCTGCAAGATCGACGGCATCGGCGCGATGAACCTGAAGTCGGAGTTCGTGAAGAAGGCGTAG
- a CDS encoding DMT family transporter — protein sequence MDQRTSGADALSQNKDAAPALVGVTCGLAAALFWALGFAATRHGLKLGFTPVDLLVHRYVWSGIAFLPLVFRAGISDLCGIGWSRGLVLMVLGGPVMSLISYTGFLFVPLGHGSVIQPSCATLGGLLLAVVVLKEHISASRLAGAVVIVGGLGVIGAESIGHIGADGVLGDLIFVLTGLMFAGFGAALRHWRVSAVSAALVINVLSLLLLPVYIATVGLAHVAAIGVSENAIQALAQGVLAGPAALYLYAVSVQRLGVARAAVFPACVPALTLLTGWLLLGEPPTMLQAAGLVTVLCGFYLAQRQR from the coding sequence ATGGATCAGCGGACGAGCGGCGCAGACGCTCTCTCTCAGAACAAGGATGCGGCGCCGGCACTGGTCGGCGTAACTTGCGGCCTTGCCGCGGCGCTGTTCTGGGCGCTGGGCTTTGCCGCCACGCGGCATGGCCTCAAGCTCGGCTTCACGCCGGTCGATCTCCTGGTGCATCGCTATGTCTGGTCGGGGATCGCGTTCCTGCCGCTGGTGTTCCGCGCCGGCATCTCCGATCTCTGCGGCATCGGCTGGAGCAGGGGCCTTGTGCTGATGGTGCTCGGCGGCCCCGTGATGTCGCTGATCTCCTACACCGGTTTCCTGTTCGTGCCGCTCGGCCATGGCAGCGTGATCCAGCCCTCCTGCGCGACGCTCGGCGGCCTGCTGCTCGCGGTGGTGGTGCTGAAGGAGCACATCTCGGCCTCACGGCTTGCCGGCGCCGTCGTCATCGTCGGCGGCCTCGGCGTGATCGGCGCGGAATCGATCGGTCATATCGGGGCCGACGGCGTGCTCGGCGATTTGATCTTCGTGCTCACCGGATTGATGTTCGCAGGCTTCGGCGCAGCTCTGCGCCACTGGCGCGTCTCGGCCGTGTCGGCAGCGCTGGTCATCAACGTGCTGTCGCTGCTGCTGCTGCCGGTCTACATCGCAACCGTCGGGCTCGCCCATGTTGCGGCGATCGGCGTGAGCGAGAATGCGATCCAGGCGCTGGCGCAGGGCGTGCTCGCCGGCCCCGCCGCGCTCTATCTCTACGCCGTCTCGGTCCAGCGCCTCGGCGTTGCCCGCGCCGCGGTGTTTCCGGCCTGCGTGCCGGCGTTGACGCTGCTCACCGGCTGGCTGCTGCTCGGCGAGCCGCCGACGATGCTGCAGGCCGCGGGGCTGGTGACGGTGCTGTGCGGCTTCTATCTGGCGCAGCGGCAAAGGTAG
- a CDS encoding nuclear transport factor 2 family protein has product MFTEDAEWIALKGNATAVVLDHTDHMAGPHQIARFIAQEMHKMFSNIDIAFRGVYADGDVVIVEERMRATLGGGKPYENDYCFVFTVSGDRIRQVREYMDTRKGWRMVFEQEA; this is encoded by the coding sequence TTGTTCACCGAAGACGCCGAATGGATCGCGCTGAAGGGCAATGCCACCGCCGTCGTGCTCGATCACACCGACCACATGGCCGGACCGCACCAGATCGCGCGCTTCATCGCGCAGGAGATGCACAAGATGTTCTCGAACATCGATATCGCGTTCCGCGGCGTCTACGCCGACGGCGATGTCGTGATCGTGGAGGAGCGGATGCGCGCCACACTGGGCGGCGGCAAGCCGTACGAGAACGACTATTGCTTCGTGTTCACGGTGTCGGGCGACCGGATCAGGCAGGTGCGGGAATACATGGATACGCGCAAGGGATGGCGGATGGTCTTCGAGCAGGAGGCGTGA
- a CDS encoding bifunctional transcriptional activator/DNA repair enzyme AdaA, translated as MLSFDVCNAARLRRDPRYDGRFFTAVKTTGIYCRPVCPAKQPLTRNVAYYPTAAAAEAAGFRPCLRCRPETAPFCPAWNGTRSTVARAMKLIDGGALDEGSVVDLAMRLGISSRHLARLFERHVGATPQQLARTLRVQRAKRLLDASNHTMTDIAFQAGFGSLRRFNAAFAELYGRSPSSLRARRA; from the coding sequence ATGCTGAGCTTCGATGTCTGCAACGCCGCGCGCCTGCGCCGCGATCCCCGGTATGACGGCCGCTTCTTCACGGCGGTGAAGACCACGGGCATCTATTGCCGCCCGGTCTGTCCGGCCAAGCAGCCGCTGACGCGCAATGTCGCCTATTATCCGACGGCGGCGGCGGCCGAAGCCGCCGGCTTCCGGCCCTGCCTGCGGTGCCGACCCGAGACTGCGCCGTTCTGCCCGGCCTGGAACGGCACGCGCTCCACGGTGGCGCGGGCCATGAAACTCATCGATGGCGGCGCGCTCGACGAAGGCTCTGTGGTCGATCTGGCGATGCGGCTCGGCATCTCCTCGCGTCATCTGGCGCGCCTGTTCGAGCGCCACGTCGGCGCGACGCCTCAGCAGCTCGCCAGGACGCTGCGGGTCCAGCGCGCCAAGCGCCTGCTCGATGCCAGCAACCACACCATGACCGATATCGCATTCCAGGCCGGCTTCGGCAGCCTGCGTAGATTCAACGCCGCCTTCGCCGAACTCTACGGCCGCTCACCGTCAAGCCTGCGCGCGCGGAGAGCTTAG
- a CDS encoding Flp family type IVb pilin, which yields MKCKWAEFVADESGATAIEYGLIAAGIALAIIEIIYALGTNLVAKLQALATALK from the coding sequence TTGAAATGCAAATGGGCTGAATTCGTCGCCGATGAATCCGGCGCCACCGCGATCGAATACGGCCTGATCGCAGCCGGCATCGCGCTCGCAATCATCGAGATCATCTATGCGCTCGGCACCAATCTCGTCGCAAAGCTGCAGGCGCTGGCGACGGCGTTGAAATAG